Proteins from one Peromyscus eremicus chromosome 8a, PerEre_H2_v1, whole genome shotgun sequence genomic window:
- the Clk4 gene encoding dual specificity protein kinase CLK4 isoform X3, producing MCIPLEASHSVEEDTHPSHYLEARCLNQRDYRDRRYIDEYRNEYCEGYVPRHYHRDIESTYRIHCSKSSIRSRRSSPKRKHNRHCASHQSHSKSHRRKRSRSIEDDEEGHLICQSGDVLRARYEIVDTLGEGAFGKVVECIDHGMDGLHVAVKIVKNVGRYREAARSEIQVLEHLNSTDPNSVFRCVQMLEWFDHHGHVCIVFELLGLSTYDFIKENSFLPFQIDHIRQMAYQICQSINFLHHNKLTHTDLKPENILFVKSDYVVKYNSKMKRDERTLKNTDIKVVDFGSATYDDEHHSTLVSTRHYRAPEVILALGWSQPCDVWSIGCILIEYYLGFTVFQTHDSKEHLAMMERILGPIPVHMIQKTRKRKYFHHNQLDWDEHSSAGRYVRRRCKPLKEFMLCHDEEHEKLFDLVRRMLEYDPAKRITLDEALQHPFFDLLKRK from the exons ATGTGCATCCCTCTTGAAGCTTCGCACTCTGTTGAAGAGGACACTCATCCCAG TCACTATTTAGAAGCAAGGTGCTTGAATCAAAGAGATTATCGGGACCGGAGATACATTGATGAGTACAGAAATGAGTACTGCGAAGGATATGTTCCAAGACATTACCATAGAGACATTGAAAGCACTTACCGAATCCACTGCAGTAAATCCTCAATCCGAAGCAGGAGAAGCAGCCCTAAAAGGAAGCATAATAGACACTGTGCAAGTCATCAGTCACATTCG AAGAGCCACCGAAGGAAAAGATCCAGGAGTATAGAGGATGATGAGGAGGGTCACCTGATCTGTCAAAGTGGAGACGTTCTAAGAGCAAGAT ATGAAATCGTGGACACTTTAGGTGAAGGGGCCTTTGGCAAAGTTGTAGAGTGCATTGACCATGGCAT ggaTGGCTTACATGTAGCAGTGAAAATTGTAAAAAATGTAGGCCGTTACCGGGAGGCAGCTCGCTCTGAAATCCAAGTGTTGGAGCACTTGAACAGCACTGACCCCAACAGTGTCTT CCGATGTGTCCAGATGCTAGAATGGTTTGATCATCATGGTCATGTTTGTATTGTGTTTGAGCTGCTGGGACTTAGTACCTatgattttattaaagaaaatagcTTTCTGCCATTTCAAATTGATCACATCAGGCAAATGGCTTATCAGATCTGCCAATCTATAAATT ttttacATCATAATAAATTGACTCATACAGATCTAaaacctgaaaatattttatttgtgaagtCTGACTATGTAGTCAAATACAATTCTAAAATG AAACGAGATGAGCGCAcattgaaaaacacagatatCAAAGTTGTTGACTTTGGAAGTGCAACATATGATGACGAGCACCATAGTACTTTGGTGTCCACACGGCACTACAGAGCTCCAGAGGTCATTTTGG CTTTAGGTTGGTCTCAGCCGTGTGATGTTTGGAGCATAGGCTGCATTCTTATTGAGTATTACCTTGGGTTCACAGTCTTTCAG actcATGATAGTAAGGAGCACCTGGCAATGATGGAGCGGATATTAGGACCCATCCCAGTACACATGATTCAAAAGACAAG GAAACGCAAGTATTTTCACCATAACCAACTAGATTGGGATGAGCATAGTTCAGCTGGGAGATATGTTAGGAGACGCTGCAAGCCATTAAAG GAATTTATGCTGTGTCACGATGAAGAGCATGAAAAGCTGTTTGACCTGGTTCGAAGAATGTTGGAGTATGACCCAGCGAAAAGGATTACCTTGGATGAAGCATTGCAGCACCCTTTCTTTGatttattaaaaaggaaatga
- the Clk4 gene encoding dual specificity protein kinase CLK4 isoform X4 produces the protein MDGLHVAVKIVKNVGRYREAARSEIQVLEHLNSTDPNSVFRCVQMLEWFDHHGHVCIVFELLGLSTYDFIKENSFLPFQIDHIRQMAYQICQSINFLHHNKLTHTDLKPENILFVKSDYVVKYNSKMKRDERTLKNTDIKVVDFGSATYDDEHHSTLVSTRHYRAPEVILALGWSQPCDVWSIGCILIEYYLGFTVFQTHDSKEHLAMMERILGPIPVHMIQKTRKRKYFHHNQLDWDEHSSAGRYVRRRCKPLKEFMLCHDEEHEKLFDLVRRMLEYDPAKRITLDEALQHPFFDLLKRK, from the exons AT ggaTGGCTTACATGTAGCAGTGAAAATTGTAAAAAATGTAGGCCGTTACCGGGAGGCAGCTCGCTCTGAAATCCAAGTGTTGGAGCACTTGAACAGCACTGACCCCAACAGTGTCTT CCGATGTGTCCAGATGCTAGAATGGTTTGATCATCATGGTCATGTTTGTATTGTGTTTGAGCTGCTGGGACTTAGTACCTatgattttattaaagaaaatagcTTTCTGCCATTTCAAATTGATCACATCAGGCAAATGGCTTATCAGATCTGCCAATCTATAAATT ttttacATCATAATAAATTGACTCATACAGATCTAaaacctgaaaatattttatttgtgaagtCTGACTATGTAGTCAAATACAATTCTAAAATG AAACGAGATGAGCGCAcattgaaaaacacagatatCAAAGTTGTTGACTTTGGAAGTGCAACATATGATGACGAGCACCATAGTACTTTGGTGTCCACACGGCACTACAGAGCTCCAGAGGTCATTTTGG CTTTAGGTTGGTCTCAGCCGTGTGATGTTTGGAGCATAGGCTGCATTCTTATTGAGTATTACCTTGGGTTCACAGTCTTTCAG actcATGATAGTAAGGAGCACCTGGCAATGATGGAGCGGATATTAGGACCCATCCCAGTACACATGATTCAAAAGACAAG GAAACGCAAGTATTTTCACCATAACCAACTAGATTGGGATGAGCATAGTTCAGCTGGGAGATATGTTAGGAGACGCTGCAAGCCATTAAAG GAATTTATGCTGTGTCACGATGAAGAGCATGAAAAGCTGTTTGACCTGGTTCGAAGAATGTTGGAGTATGACCCAGCGAAAAGGATTACCTTGGATGAAGCATTGCAGCACCCTTTCTTTGatttattaaaaaggaaatga
- the Clk4 gene encoding dual specificity protein kinase CLK4 isoform X1 produces MRATVEVTNGRGDLTVVHKKTGIVNHIISLKTLIDVRWGLVTRLLSKLASWGYFKKHHYLEARCLNQRDYRDRRYIDEYRNEYCEGYVPRHYHRDIESTYRIHCSKSSIRSRRSSPKRKHNRHCASHQSHSKSHRRKRSRSIEDDEEGHLICQSGDVLRARYEIVDTLGEGAFGKVVECIDHGMDGLHVAVKIVKNVGRYREAARSEIQVLEHLNSTDPNSVFRCVQMLEWFDHHGHVCIVFELLGLSTYDFIKENSFLPFQIDHIRQMAYQICQSINFLHHNKLTHTDLKPENILFVKSDYVVKYNSKMKRDERTLKNTDIKVVDFGSATYDDEHHSTLVSTRHYRAPEVILALGWSQPCDVWSIGCILIEYYLGFTVFQTHDSKEHLAMMERILGPIPVHMIQKTRKRKYFHHNQLDWDEHSSAGRYVRRRCKPLKEFMLCHDEEHEKLFDLVRRMLEYDPAKRITLDEALQHPFFDLLKRK; encoded by the exons ATGAGAGCTACAGTGGAAGTCACAAACGGAAGAGGAGATCTCACAGTAGTACACAAGAAAACAGGCATTGTAAACCACATCATCAGTTTAAAGACTCTGATTG ATGTTCGATGGGGGCTGGTTACCAGATTGCTTTCTAAATTAGCCAGCTGGGGTTACTTTAAAAAAca TCACTATTTAGAAGCAAGGTGCTTGAATCAAAGAGATTATCGGGACCGGAGATACATTGATGAGTACAGAAATGAGTACTGCGAAGGATATGTTCCAAGACATTACCATAGAGACATTGAAAGCACTTACCGAATCCACTGCAGTAAATCCTCAATCCGAAGCAGGAGAAGCAGCCCTAAAAGGAAGCATAATAGACACTGTGCAAGTCATCAGTCACATTCG AAGAGCCACCGAAGGAAAAGATCCAGGAGTATAGAGGATGATGAGGAGGGTCACCTGATCTGTCAAAGTGGAGACGTTCTAAGAGCAAGAT ATGAAATCGTGGACACTTTAGGTGAAGGGGCCTTTGGCAAAGTTGTAGAGTGCATTGACCATGGCAT ggaTGGCTTACATGTAGCAGTGAAAATTGTAAAAAATGTAGGCCGTTACCGGGAGGCAGCTCGCTCTGAAATCCAAGTGTTGGAGCACTTGAACAGCACTGACCCCAACAGTGTCTT CCGATGTGTCCAGATGCTAGAATGGTTTGATCATCATGGTCATGTTTGTATTGTGTTTGAGCTGCTGGGACTTAGTACCTatgattttattaaagaaaatagcTTTCTGCCATTTCAAATTGATCACATCAGGCAAATGGCTTATCAGATCTGCCAATCTATAAATT ttttacATCATAATAAATTGACTCATACAGATCTAaaacctgaaaatattttatttgtgaagtCTGACTATGTAGTCAAATACAATTCTAAAATG AAACGAGATGAGCGCAcattgaaaaacacagatatCAAAGTTGTTGACTTTGGAAGTGCAACATATGATGACGAGCACCATAGTACTTTGGTGTCCACACGGCACTACAGAGCTCCAGAGGTCATTTTGG CTTTAGGTTGGTCTCAGCCGTGTGATGTTTGGAGCATAGGCTGCATTCTTATTGAGTATTACCTTGGGTTCACAGTCTTTCAG actcATGATAGTAAGGAGCACCTGGCAATGATGGAGCGGATATTAGGACCCATCCCAGTACACATGATTCAAAAGACAAG GAAACGCAAGTATTTTCACCATAACCAACTAGATTGGGATGAGCATAGTTCAGCTGGGAGATATGTTAGGAGACGCTGCAAGCCATTAAAG GAATTTATGCTGTGTCACGATGAAGAGCATGAAAAGCTGTTTGACCTGGTTCGAAGAATGTTGGAGTATGACCCAGCGAAAAGGATTACCTTGGATGAAGCATTGCAGCACCCTTTCTTTGatttattaaaaaggaaatga
- the Clk4 gene encoding dual specificity protein kinase CLK4 isoform X2, with translation MRHSKRTHCPDWDNRESWGHESYSGSHKRKRRSHSSTQENRHCKPHHQFKDSDCHYLEARCLNQRDYRDRRYIDEYRNEYCEGYVPRHYHRDIESTYRIHCSKSSIRSRRSSPKRKHNRHCASHQSHSKSHRRKRSRSIEDDEEGHLICQSGDVLRARYEIVDTLGEGAFGKVVECIDHGMDGLHVAVKIVKNVGRYREAARSEIQVLEHLNSTDPNSVFRCVQMLEWFDHHGHVCIVFELLGLSTYDFIKENSFLPFQIDHIRQMAYQICQSINFLHHNKLTHTDLKPENILFVKSDYVVKYNSKMKRDERTLKNTDIKVVDFGSATYDDEHHSTLVSTRHYRAPEVILALGWSQPCDVWSIGCILIEYYLGFTVFQTHDSKEHLAMMERILGPIPVHMIQKTRKRKYFHHNQLDWDEHSSAGRYVRRRCKPLKEFMLCHDEEHEKLFDLVRRMLEYDPAKRITLDEALQHPFFDLLKRK, from the exons ATGCGGCATTCCAAACGAACTCACTGCCCTGATTGGGATAACAGAGAAAGCTGGGGCCATGAGAGCTACAGTGGAAGTCACAAACGGAAGAGGAGATCTCACAGTAGTACACAAGAAAACAGGCATTGTAAACCACATCATCAGTTTAAAGACTCTGATTG TCACTATTTAGAAGCAAGGTGCTTGAATCAAAGAGATTATCGGGACCGGAGATACATTGATGAGTACAGAAATGAGTACTGCGAAGGATATGTTCCAAGACATTACCATAGAGACATTGAAAGCACTTACCGAATCCACTGCAGTAAATCCTCAATCCGAAGCAGGAGAAGCAGCCCTAAAAGGAAGCATAATAGACACTGTGCAAGTCATCAGTCACATTCG AAGAGCCACCGAAGGAAAAGATCCAGGAGTATAGAGGATGATGAGGAGGGTCACCTGATCTGTCAAAGTGGAGACGTTCTAAGAGCAAGAT ATGAAATCGTGGACACTTTAGGTGAAGGGGCCTTTGGCAAAGTTGTAGAGTGCATTGACCATGGCAT ggaTGGCTTACATGTAGCAGTGAAAATTGTAAAAAATGTAGGCCGTTACCGGGAGGCAGCTCGCTCTGAAATCCAAGTGTTGGAGCACTTGAACAGCACTGACCCCAACAGTGTCTT CCGATGTGTCCAGATGCTAGAATGGTTTGATCATCATGGTCATGTTTGTATTGTGTTTGAGCTGCTGGGACTTAGTACCTatgattttattaaagaaaatagcTTTCTGCCATTTCAAATTGATCACATCAGGCAAATGGCTTATCAGATCTGCCAATCTATAAATT ttttacATCATAATAAATTGACTCATACAGATCTAaaacctgaaaatattttatttgtgaagtCTGACTATGTAGTCAAATACAATTCTAAAATG AAACGAGATGAGCGCAcattgaaaaacacagatatCAAAGTTGTTGACTTTGGAAGTGCAACATATGATGACGAGCACCATAGTACTTTGGTGTCCACACGGCACTACAGAGCTCCAGAGGTCATTTTGG CTTTAGGTTGGTCTCAGCCGTGTGATGTTTGGAGCATAGGCTGCATTCTTATTGAGTATTACCTTGGGTTCACAGTCTTTCAG actcATGATAGTAAGGAGCACCTGGCAATGATGGAGCGGATATTAGGACCCATCCCAGTACACATGATTCAAAAGACAAG GAAACGCAAGTATTTTCACCATAACCAACTAGATTGGGATGAGCATAGTTCAGCTGGGAGATATGTTAGGAGACGCTGCAAGCCATTAAAG GAATTTATGCTGTGTCACGATGAAGAGCATGAAAAGCTGTTTGACCTGGTTCGAAGAATGTTGGAGTATGACCCAGCGAAAAGGATTACCTTGGATGAAGCATTGCAGCACCCTTTCTTTGatttattaaaaaggaaatga